GAGGACCCCAGTTGCAGGTCTGCTGGCGCCATCTATCAGCGTAATTCGGAAACTAGTCGGCGAGTAGTTTCAGCGATTTGCTGATAGATGGCGCTGTCGCTCTCAAATTCGGTCGGGGTTCTGAAGACCCCATTGGGGGTTCCGAGGACCCCAGTCGGGGTTTCAAAGACCCCTTGAACTATTACTGTGTGGCGATTTTGAGGGGATTTTTCCTCATTGCACCTCTAAGGAGGTAATAAAAaaccaaattttaatttgtggcggtctttttaaaacataattaaagttgatgaaaatttgttaagcaagtattttaataattcgtCAGCCTTGTGCTTATTTGAACtgatttataaaacaaaaggGATCAGAAGGAGTTAAAATGGTTTTTTTAATTGCCAGTGGGAACTATAGTAAGAAGGGACTAATAAAATAGGCACGATTTATAAAAGGTATGTCCATTGTTGTTGAATCTATTTCTCGTTGGTGATTAAAATACAAAGCTTCAAGTATGGCGTACAGATTAATGTTACAGAAGTCTCGTATGGCTTCGTATAaagataaaaaatgtatatcttATTGATACTTCAAAAGGATTTTTCAGAAACAAAATCCTATTAGCAACGAATCGTACTTGTTAACGTGTCGAAACAaatttaattcataaaataagttataaaataagTAATATCTTATCGATCATTGTTTTCATTTAATCACGATTTTAATCGATAttcaagaaattaaaattgaataattatggCTGATCCAACTATACAAACTTTCTGTTGTCACCACTCAAATAGAACAGATATGGCAATTGTAATAATGCAGGAATTTAATACAGATATTTATAATGCAGTTTGCATGTTTTCCTCAACAATAGGTATTCTAGGTGCAGTGTATCAggtaagaaaaattttaatgtattaCATCAAGGTACTCAGCAAATTATTTTGCAGATACTGCCAAGAGAAACATCTAGTCTCCCTCACCGGTGGCAAAGCTTTTCTTCATCTAGAGGAAGAGAGATTATTATATGGCTTGCAATTGCTGATCTATTAGCTTCATtgggtaatttttaattttctttgatattaGATGGAAAAATAAAGTAGCAATTACCAATGTTGTTTTCCTTAGGTGTATTTATTAGATCAGCATTATGGATGAACTTTAAATCTATCATGTCAATGGAAGATGATACTTCAAATGTTCTCTTTTGTGCACTTTCATCGGTAAAGTGATTGTATCAGAAAATTCAGTTCAATTTACTCTAATTAGTAACAAAGATTTCTACTTTCAGGCTTGGACCCAATACTTTTATATGGCAACATGGATTTGGACTCTTTGCTATGCCATCGATATGAAACTATTACTTGGAGATAGATCGGGAAATCCTGCTTGTTATCATGCTTTTGCTTGGATTTGTCCAGCAATTTTAACCACCTTTggtttaacaattttatatgtTCCAGATGCAAAGTTAGTATATCTAATGTGATAGCAATTTAAGCTTTTACAGTACCAAAAAACATAATCTGTTTCAGTTGCCATAATTTAACATCTCTTTCCACTGCCATACTACGCATTTTGCCAAATTATTGCGCTACATACGTGCTTTTAGCAGTAGTTATGATCATCAATCCCGTATTGTATTTCGCGTCCACGCGAGACCTTCAAACTGCAGTTACTTGCAGTTTAGCTCAAGTTacaggaagagaaagaaaactgGTGCAAGCGATAAAAGTCAAATTTGCCTTAACTAATATTGTGTATTATGTGTGCTGGTTACCCAA
The sequence above is a segment of the Osmia lignaria lignaria isolate PbOS001 chromosome 12, iyOsmLign1, whole genome shotgun sequence genome. Coding sequences within it:
- the LOC117610008 gene encoding G-protein coupled receptor 143; translation: MADPTIQTFCCHHSNRTDMAIVIMQEFNTDIYNAVCMFSSTIGILGAVYQILPRETSSLPHRWQSFSSSRGREIIIWLAIADLLASLGVFIRSALWMNFKSIMSMEDDTSNVLFCALSSAWTQYFYMATWIWTLCYAIDMKLLLGDRSGNPACYHAFAWICPAILTTFGLTILYVPDANCHNLTSLSTAILRILPNYCATYVLLAVVMIINPVLYFASTRDLQTAVTCSLAQVTGRERKLVQAIKVKFALTNIVYYVCWLPNLINGILLWTLWFHLPAKAIITLWYIMAVTNPLQAFFNALVYQRWGKREKFRLECCQKLGSFKLNQITKRDSGLRLSESSPLLDPKYGCPPHTSINGSSSI